AAGGACTCATTCAAGGACTCAGCCAAGTCCTCATCCAATGATTTTTTCAATTACCTTTTCAAGGACTTATGCCCATGACGTCGTCGACTTCCACGCCTCGCCGCCTCACCGGCAGGGCCACGTTCAAGCTGGCCGCGCTGGCAGTCGTGGTCGCGCTCTGCCTGGCCTGGGGTGGCATGGCGATCCTGCATCGCCTCAGCCATGTCAGCGTTCAGGATGCTCGGGTGATGGCCAATCAGGTCACCGTCAGCAGCCGACTGTCGGGCTGGGTGACCGATTTCAGCATTATTGAAGGTGACCGCCTCGAGCGGGGCGATGCGGTGGCCAAGCTCTACAGCGAACCCGATGAACAGAAGCTTGCCACCCTGCAGGCCAGCGTCGATGCCATGCAGGCACGACTCGATCACCAGGAAGCGCGGCTGGCGCTGGCCAACCGGCAATTTCAGGGCGGCCTGAACATCGCCAACCAGCAGCTCGAGGCCAGCAAGGCGGCCGAGCAAGCCGCTCAGGCGCGACTGGAGCAGGCCCGAAGCGACTACACGCGCTCGGACGAACTGCTCAAGCAGCATTCGGTGTCGCAGCAGCAGCGTGATCGCGACTACTACACCCTTGAGGCTGCCCAGGCGGAAGCCCACCAGGCCAGCCAGGAAGTCGCGGTCAATAAGGCCCAGGCCGACAATGCCCACCTTGGCTTTCTCAATGGCGTGCAGGCGCCGCTGCCCAACCCCGAAGTGCTGCGTTTCCAGCGCCAGGTGGCACGAAAGGAGCTGGCGCAGGCCAAGGCCAAGCTGAACCAGGAAACGCTGCGGATCGCCGATCTGCAGGTGCCCAGCCCGATCGCCGGTGTGGTCAACAAGACGCTCATCGATCAGGGCGAGTATGTCGGCGCCGGCCAGCCGATCCTGATGATGCATGATCCGGATAAGCTGTGGGTGGAAGCCCGAATCAAGGAGACCGACATCAGCGAGCTGCGCATCGACCAGCCGGTCGCGATTGCGGTAGATGCCTTCCCGGACGAGACGTTCTCGGGCCATATCACCAACATCGGGCGCGCGGCCACCAGCCAGTTCGCCCTGCTGCCGGACCCCAACCCCTCGGGCAATTTCACCAAGATCACTCAGCGCTTGCCGGTGCGTATTGCCTTCGACGAGGGGCCCACCGACCTGATCGGGCCGGGCATGATGGTGAACGTAGATATCGACGTGAGCGGCGCCGGCCCGCGTCACGGCTAAGCGGGGCCTTCAGCGGCCCGGGTTTGATGGGTGAGAGTGAGTCATGAGTGTGAGACGTGAGCTTGAGACGAGCGCTGGATACGGACGCCATGCGAGTGCCGTAGAGAGATGGCTTCATCGAAACGCTTCACCTAGACGCTTTACCACCTGGACGCTTCACCAACACACAAAGGCCCGCAGCCATGCTGCGGGCCTTCTTGCGACTATGGTCTGTCCGCATTGGTATCGATAGCGGTACCTGTCAGCCGA
Above is a window of Halomonas sp. I5-271120 DNA encoding:
- a CDS encoding HlyD family secretion protein, whose translation is MTSSTSTPRRLTGRATFKLAALAVVVALCLAWGGMAILHRLSHVSVQDARVMANQVTVSSRLSGWVTDFSIIEGDRLERGDAVAKLYSEPDEQKLATLQASVDAMQARLDHQEARLALANRQFQGGLNIANQQLEASKAAEQAAQARLEQARSDYTRSDELLKQHSVSQQQRDRDYYTLEAAQAEAHQASQEVAVNKAQADNAHLGFLNGVQAPLPNPEVLRFQRQVARKELAQAKAKLNQETLRIADLQVPSPIAGVVNKTLIDQGEYVGAGQPILMMHDPDKLWVEARIKETDISELRIDQPVAIAVDAFPDETFSGHITNIGRAATSQFALLPDPNPSGNFTKITQRLPVRIAFDEGPTDLIGPGMMVNVDIDVSGAGPRHG